ATGGGTAGTCGCCAAAATGGTGCGCAATACCCAATGGGTGTAAGGGGATTTGCCGACAAACATCATGGCAAATTTGGCGGTGGCTGATTTTTCGGCTAATACTTCTGTTTGCCCCGGATAGTTGTAACCTGCTTGTTGCCATAGGTATTTGGCGATGGGCGCTGTGACGATGCCGTCAAATTGCCCTTGTTGGGTTAATTCAATGGCTTTTTGGAGATATAAAAAACTGGCTTTTCCTGATTCTGCATCACCTTTGCCCCATTCTCCTTGAAAGTCGTTAGTTACATCAATTATATTTAATGTGTGAGGATGTGTTAAGTTAGCTTTAGCTGTTAAAGAATTGTAGGTATATTTTAACCAGCGCCCGTCACCGATGATAGTGATATGGGCTTTTTGATGTAAAGCAGAGTTAGCAAGAGATTTGAGGATGATTTCACCACCAATACTAACAGGATCACCGAGAGTAATAGCTAAATTAATTTTACGCACTGAGATGGAAACAAAAACTATAATTCTTCTTCTTTAATTTTATTGCCTTTTTTACGAAAATGATTCAAATTCTCGCCATTCTTTCCGCATCTGCCGCCGGTGGCTTGAGAGTTGGGTTACCATTATTGATTCTTGGTTTAGCCAACCTTAACACTTTGTGGTCAGAAATTCCTTTACTTGATCAAATCCGCCCTGAAGTTGTCATTGGTATTTTGGTATCATGGACAATTTTTGAAATTTTTGGCACAAAAAAATTACTGGGATTGCGTATCATTCAAATTATACAATTAATTATGAGTCCGGTGGTGGGCGCTATGTTAGCCATTGGCGCTGCTAAATGGACAGAATTTGATCAAGCGCCCTTCTGGCTTATCGGTATCATTGGTGGCGTATTTGCCCTAATATTACGCTTTGTCTTAGTCGGTTGGTTTTTTCGTTGGGGAAGGCTACCCATCGCTTTTACCTTCGTAGAAGATATACTTTCAGCCATTTTGGTTATTTTCGCGCTGAGGGCGCCGGAAAATGGCGGAATTATCGCCATGCTATTATTATGGATTGCCCTGCGCAGTTCCAACGAATGGCGACAATGGTATTTACAACGAAAACCTACAATAACCCTCGATAACGAATAAATAAAAGAATAACCGCCCAAGAACCCAAACAAACTTTAAAAGCGCAGAATGTAGAATGCAGAAGTAATTATTTTCTAAATTTTAAATTTTATTTTCCCCTCCCCTCTTCCCTCCTTTAATTAACAATTTACATACTCAAAATAAAAAGCCTTAAATATTAAAACTTTTTACTTAAATTAAACTTACTCTTCTTTGGTGCTAGAACCGTAAGCAAATACATAACTTAACATAGTATTCCAAATTGCGAGGGAAATAATAGCGAGAATTAGAAGGGGAAATTCTCTAGGTATTTTTAATAATAAACCCACAATAATTAACATTGACCCTAAACTATCAGAAACAGTTAAATTATGAATTTTAAATAATACACTTCTGCGACTTAAAAGAGATGTTGTTCCCCAATACCAAAACAAAATACCTAAAATAATTAACAGACAAGACAGTATATTAATCATCTTTTTTTTTATTCTTTAATCTATAAAAAGTAAAACCGTGTTTTATATTAAGTTCGGATAATTAGTTATAAATAGATTATCTCTTCGCATTTTACCCACCGTGTAATGAATTACACGGAACCAATAGTATCTCGTTCAATAAATTGAACTAAGATATTGATATTACTAATTTGTAAGTGATCGCGCAGCGGCAGCCTTCGGCTGATCAAACGGACTTGATCTTATAAGTGATCAAACAAACTTGATATTATCTCAAGTCATTTCGCTACCATATCATAGACATTTCCTACAACAGCTATTTTCAGGGCTGAAGCCTTGACTAGAAGCCAACAAAAAATAGTTTCTGAAGATGTCTAATCAATTACACGACTATTAGACAAGGTTCGATTAATTGAACTAGAGCTATTGTATCAGTTGTTGCACTTTTTATTGACTATTCTCTATCTTTCAGTAGTTTACTATTTATTATTGACTATATCATTAATCCAAATCACTTTCCATAACGAGAGTAGTAGCTTTGCGAGTGGATTCCTGAAACTCTTTAATATCAACCTGATTGAGTAGCAAAATAGCGAGAAGAATTATGATACTTTCGGTGAAAAACACCAAACTATAAGATAGCCAAACATTATCAAATAGTAGTTTGCCTAAATCTAACACCCATCCCCCTGAAGCGATGGCAATACCCCGCGCCATCGCTTGAGATAAACCCCAAGCGCCCACAAACGTACCAGCAGTTTCGGCTACAGTTAAATCTAACATTAAACTGAGAGAGCCGATAGTTGTAACACCAGCGCCTACCCCAAATAATACCATAGCCCCTTTTAACACATTTTCCTGTTGAGTTAAACCAGCGAGGATAATTAAACCGAAACAGATAGAAACTAAAACGCAACCGATGCGAGTGGTGTTAATTTTCCCTAAACGAGGCACAATGAAAAAGCCAGTTAAACTGTAACCGATGAGAATACCGATACCCCAATAAGAATTTAACATGGTAGTATCACCGATACTCATACCGAATACATCGCCACCATAAGGCTCTAATACTGATTCTTGCATAAATAAGCTGGTGGTTATCATCATTAAGAAAAAGAAAAAGATGGCGGTTTGACGGGAAGAAGTTAACACTTTTAGGGCTTCTTTTAAACCAATACTATCCTCTCTTTGAAGGGCGCTACTGCGTAAATGATAGCGAGAATAGGTTTTTTCAATCTTCCAAGTGCCAATGAAGGCGAGAAATATAACAACTATAGCGACTAACATAAATAAGAGGTTGATGGGCGCTTGTAAATTCGCCACGGTTAAAAGAGGGTTATCAGCATCACCGATAGCCAGTTTATCTAAGGATATTTTTCCTGTTACTCCACCAATAACAATACCTACCATTAACATTGACCAAATTGTAGCAACAATTTTCGAGCGCCCTTCCTCCTCCGAAATATCCACCAGTAAGGCAGTAAAAGGAGTGGAACTCATACCCAGCGCTCCTCCATGGAGTAAAAATGTTATACCTAGTAAAATACAGGCGCTAATGGTGGCAAAATTCCACTGCCAACCGTTATTAATTTCAATTTGATTACCTAAAAACCAAACGATTTGTAAGGCAATTAAAATGGTTATTCCTGCTAAAATAATCCCCGTGCGAATGTAACCGGTGCGGTGTAAACCAAATAACTTTTTACCGTCTGATAGTTGCCCCAACCAAACTCGAATGGGGGCAATTAATTGCGATAATGCTAAAGTGGTGGCGGCAATGGTGGCTGGAATGCCTAATTCCGTAATCATCACTCGATTTAATACCGCTAGGGTTAAGACTGCCATTAATCCTAAGCCGAGATTAAATAACCCTAAACGCAATACGGTGGGCATTTTTAAATCTGGTATCTCTGCGGTGAAGGGCGCTGGATTAGAGTAATTAGTTGTCATGTTAAGCTAGTTTTCGTGAGAATTGATTATTTATAAAGTTTCTTACAGTGCTTTGTAAATTACTAAACCACTTTTTTAATGTCTCGCAAAGGCGCAAAGGCGCAAAGATATTTTATGAGGATACAAGTGTGGTTTTAAGATGTGATGAGTTTTATTAATTGTAAGGCTAGAGAAAATTTTTCGTCTTACAAAATAATATCGCAAAAAATCACTGTTTTTAATACTTTTGCCCTTTGAAAACATTTTTTCATCAGATCCTAACTCAGGTTATAATCAGAATAATAAAAATTAACAGTTTAAAAAGGAGATATTCACAATGACGGCAGAAGGTATGTTATTTGGTGGCGCAATTCTTTGTTTTAGCGTTGTTTTAGTTGGTTTGGCTTGGGGTTTTTTACTACTCAAAGTTACTGGAGAAAGTGAGTAAATCTTATACAGCATTAGTTTAAAGAGGCAATGGGTTTAAACCCATTGTTGTTAAAAATGATATTAATTGAAAAGTAAAGATGAAAATTGCCATTACAGGTGCCACGGGATTTGTGGGGAAAGCATTAGTCGAAAAATTAGCGGTAAATCATCAAATCTTGGTTTTAACCCGTAGTGTGGAGAAGGCTAAATCAGTTTTTCCTGTTTATTTACAATCTAATCTGGAATTTGCTAGTTATACTCCCAAAACTGCTGGAGATTGGCAAGATAAAATTAATGGTTGTGATGGGGTGGTGAATTTGGCTGGGGCGCCCATCGCCGAAAAATGGAGTGGTAGTTATAAGCAGGAAATCCTTGCCAGTCGTCGAGATGGCACAAAAATGATTGTTGATGCCATCAAAAATTCTGCTCAAAAACCGCAATTTCTGATCAATGCTTCTGCTATTGGTTATTATGGCACTAGCGAAACCGCTACTTATACAGAAATTAGCCCCGCCGGTGATGATTTTCTCGCCCAAGTTTGTCAGGTATGGGAAGCGGAAGCGGAGAAGGTGAAAGAGGTGGGAGGGCGCTTAGTTATTTTCCGTTTTGGTATTGTGTTAGGGATGGGGGGCGCTTTAGCTAAAATGATACCACCTTTTAAGATTTTTGCGGGAGGTCCTATAGGCGAGGGTAAACAGTGGTTTTCTTGGATTCATATTGATGATGTTGTGAATTTAATTGTTACTGCCATGGAAAATAATAATATTGAAGGCACTTTTAATGCCACAGCGCCCTTCCCCGTTACCATGAATAATTTATGTGAGAAGTTAGGGGAAGTAATGAAGCGCCCTTCTTGGTTGCCTGTACCTAGTTTTGCTTTAGAATTATTATTAGGAGAAGGGGCAAAAGTTGTTTTAGAAGGGCAAAAAGTCTTACCAGAAAAGACAACGGAAGTGATTAACTATAATTATCAGTATCCTGAAATAAAACTAGCATTAACACAAATTATCAATGGATAATGGATTAAAAGGGCAAAGTTAAAAGGGCAAGGGGCAAAGGAAATTATTAATTCATAATTCATAATTCATAATCTCCCCTGCTTCCCTTTCTCCCCTTTCTCCCCTGCTTCCCTCTCTCCCCCTGCTTCCCTTTCTACTTGTAAAAAAAATCACCAATCATGACACTAAAGGCGATTTTATTTGATTTCAATGGAGTAATCATCAATGATGAATCTATCCATAAACAATTAATCGAAGAATTATTAATCGGTGAAAATCTCCGTCTAGCGCCCTCCGACTATGATAGTTTCTGTTGGGGAAGGGGTGACTATGCCTGTCTAAAAGATTTATTAGCGAATAAAGGGCGTGTAGTATCAGAAGAATATATCAGTAAGTTAATTAACCAAAAATCAACCCAATATTGCCAAATCATTAATAATCTCGAATCACTACCGTTATACGAGTCTGTCATCGGTTTTCTGCGGCAAATGCCCGAAAAATGTCTGATAGTGGGTTTAGTGTCCGGCGCCCCCCTAGAGGAAGTACAATTAATTTTAGACCGTGCCAATTTATCATCTATCTTTAGTATCATCGTTTCTGCTGAGGATAAGTGCGCTGGAAAACCATCCCCCGAATCTTACCAACGCGCCTTACAAAAGTTGCAGGAAAAACACCCAGATTTATGCCTAGGAGCCAGTAATTGCCTTGTGGTAGAAGATACCTTCCCAGGAATTAAAGCAGGGCAAAACGCCCAAATGCAAGTAGTCGGTATCACCCATACTTATCCCTTTCACCTATTACACCGTAAAGCGGATTGGTGCGCTGATTATCTTGGTGAATTAGATTTAGACAGAATTTCTCAAGTTATGGCAAATAATTAGGCTTTGCTGAATAACTCAACACCCTTTCCCTCTTCCCTTTTCTCTACCTCAATGACACCACTAATGAGTGCAAACCTTACTCAAATAGACGGAAGTAGGGATAACGAGAAGGGCTACCTTTTTCTTTTTCTAATTGAAAATTCACAATTTCCCATTGTGGGCTATGGTGAGGGGCGCTGAATTCCACTGGTAAACCATATAATACCTGACTTTTTACCGATTCTTTTGACCAATGATTTCCTTTTTCTAAATAAGAACTAATTAAAGATTCATAGCGATGGGCAATTATAATTTTAGTAGCACGATAACCATCTGTGTATAAACGCTCTAACGCTTCATGAATCTCAAAACGGATACCATCAGGATGGGTATGCTGTCGATACCATTTGTCTTCCCATTGTCGCCATTGTCGCCCTGATTGCAAATGCACTAATACTTCTGTATTAGGATCGGCTTCAAATGCTCCATGACGAGGGCATAAGTAACTATCTGTTAAGGTTAATGCTTCGATTTGTTGCCGACAATGGGGACATTGAATTTGAGGACCGAATATGGGATATTGAAGACTTAGATTCATCCATTTATTGAAAATTTTGCTATTTTTATTCTAATCAATAATTATCTTACTTCGAGATTGATTAGGTAAGCAAAATTAACTGAGTATTTCATTGTTAATGTGAAGACCCTGCATATAATTTCGTCAATGTCAAAAACCCAATGGAGTGACAAATATAATTAACCCTACCAGAGAGTTTAATTTTGTTCCTTTATAAAACAAGGTTGTTAAGATAAATAAACTTTTAACAAAAACCGTCAAATTTGATACAGTTATGTTATATTAAATACTGTAAGGATAAATCGTTCATCTGTTGACACAGACGGAAGTAAGAAGCGATGAAAGTTTCTGAAGGAACGCGCCTCGAATCTAACCACAACAAAATTAGAGGAGGCGACATTATGAACGCTAATCAAACGTCAAGTAATAATTCGGTTGGTTCTGTTTCTCAACAAGCTCGTTTACTGATGAGAAATAGTCGGCAACGTCAGCAAAACCGTCAGGCGAATATGTTAACCAGAATCTCTAATGAAGTAGGACTTCAATAATTATTCTGTTAATAGTTTTATAGATATTATTTCATCTTTAGAAGAGAGGTTTTCTAGCCTCTGTCTATTATTCCAATTTTAGTAATTTCAGGAGTTATCCCATGATTAAGCAAAGCACATTACAACAAGCAAAAAAAGCTCATCGTCAATCTTTACTATCTACTTTAGAGCATCGTTTAGAGATTGCTAGAACTAAAGGTCAAGATTCTTTAGTTAATCAATTAGAGGCGGAAAAACGCTATTATCTCAACTAGGTATTGAGATAAAATTAATTTAGTTCAGTGACTAAGTTTATTATTTATTCATTTTTTGAGTTGATTGTTTTAGGGGATGATCAATCCCCTTTTTTATTGTTTAAAAGTCATAATGTAGCAAGTGTTAGCTAAGAAACTGTTTGAAAAGTGATGATCATTATAGAATAATTACCATCTTTCCTAATGTGATTATTCATATCAATATTTTTTTTATCTAAATGCTAAAAATAGGGATTTTTTAGATACACTTTTCCCTTTGAAAACTTTTGCTCTTTTTACTTTATAAATTATTTATTATTGTGACAACTCCAATTATTTCTCAGCTACAAACATTATCCCAGCGCCCTCATGCGCGGTTTTATTGCCCGGGCCATAAAGGGGGAAAAGGGGCTGATATTGCCTTACTGAGTTTGCTAGGGGGAAGGGCGCTGGATGCTGATTTACCTGAGTTGCCGGAGTTGGACAATTTATTTGCACCAGCAGGGGTAATTAAGGAGGCACAAGAATTAACAGCGCCCGTCTTCGGTGCTAAAAATAGTTGGTTTTTAATAAATGGTTCAACTTGTGGCGTAATTGCTAGTATTTTAGCTACTTGTGGGAAAGGGGATAAGATTGTTTTACCACGTAATGTTCATCAATCGGCAATTTTTGGCTTAATTTTGTCGGGCGCTATGCCTATTTTTATTAGCCCTGAATATGATAGTAATTTTAATGTATGTTATGGTGTTTCTCCTCGACAAATTACTAAAATATTAAACGAAAATGATGATATTAAAGCGGTGTTGATAGTTTCTCCTAGCTATGAGGGCATATGCAGTAATATTTCTGAAATTGCGAAAATTACGCATCAATACAATATCCCTCTTTTGGTGGACGAAGCACACGGCGCTCATTTTCATTTTCATGATAATTTACCTTCATCGGCTTTAAGTTGCGGGGCTGATGTGGTTATTCAGTCAACTCATAAGGTGTTGGGGGCGCTGACTCAGGCTTCGATGATTCATTTACAGGGAGATTTAGTCAAAAAAGAGCGTATTAGTGAAGTTTTAAGGCTTTTACAATCTTCTAGTCCTAATTATCTTCTTTTAGCTTCTTTAGATGCAGTAAGAGAACAAATGGCAAGGGAAGGCAAGGAATTATTAACTAAGACTATTAATTTAGCAACATTAGCTAGAAATGAGCTTGAAAAATTTGATTATTTACAAGTTTTACAGCGCCCTTCACCGCAGGATAATTTTTTCGATTTAGATATAACTAGATTGACAATTAATGTTAATAATTTATCTTTAAATGGTTATGAAATAGATGATATTTTTCATCGAGAATTAGGTGTAAGTTGTGAGTTGCCCACTGCTACTAATTTGACTTTTATTATCTCTATTGGTAATACTGAAACAGATATAAAAATGTTAATTAATGCTTGTGAAAAAATTGCTCCCTATCAAACTAATCAAGTTAAAAATTACTTAATTCCCCCTCAACCTTTAAGCCATGTTAAAATGTCGCCCCGTCAAGCCTTTTGGGCAAGTAAAATCTCTGTGACTTTTGCTGATAGTATCAATCATATTTGTGCTGAAACTATTTGCCCTTATCCTCCGGGTATTCCTCTTCTCATGCCGGGGGAAGTTATTACTCGTGAAATTATAGACTATTTAACTCTTTTACAAGAATGGGGCGCTACGGTGACGGGCGCTGATCATAATTTCATTCAAATAGTCAAGTCCCTTTAGGGAGAGAGAAAAAGATATACTCGTTAACATAAATGAAATAGTCAGGTTTAACGATAATTGTGTAATCTGTTAACAACTTCATAATTGTGAGAGAAATTTAATAAATTATTACAGTTATTTTATTGAAGATAAAACCCCTTAAGTTTGATGTGGAAAGTTTCAACGATTAGATTTAAGACTTTTTGGATCTAAAGCATCTCGTAAACCATCCCCTAATAAATTAAACGATAAAACTGTGAGAATAATTAAAATTGCAGGGGGAATAATTAACCAAGGTTGCAATACAATAATGGAAGCATTAGAAGCTAAAGAAAGTAAGTTTCCCCAACTAGGATCAGGTTGTTGAATACCCAAACCAATCAAACTTAACACCGATTCAGCCACAATAAAACTCGGTATAGAAAGAGTCGCAGAAATAACAATATAAGTAGCAGTTTGAGGAAGAATGTGTTTAATAATAATATAAAAAGGTTTTGCCCCCAGCGCCCGTGCCGATTGCACAAATTCTTGCTCTTTCAGGGCTAAAACTTGCCCTCTAATGACTCTAGCTAGTCCAGACCAACCAATAAAAGAAGTAATTAAAACAATCAATAAAAACCGTTGACTACTGCTTAAACTAGGCGGTAAAACGGCGGCTAAAGCCACTAATAAATATATACCGGGTATAGTCATTAAAACTTCCACTAAGCGCATTAAAATATTATCAATTAAACCACCAAAATAACCAGCAATACCACCAATTAAAAGACCTAAAGGAAAAGATATTAAAATACCAATTATGCCAATAAATAAACTAATTCTTCCCCCGAATAATAATCGAGTAAATTGATCTCTACCTTGTTCATCTGTACCTAAAATATTAATTTGTGCATCTCCCATGGCACCAAATAAATGACGGTCAAATTTAAAGCCTGAAAAGATTTCTTTTTCTGCAAAAGTAGGTGGTAGAGGTAGTTTAATTTGTAATAATTGATAGGGCAAACCTTTCACAAAAAAGCGTAGGGGAGAAGGTTTCGTAAAATCAACGTCTAATAATCGCTCTCCCGTTGTTAAATCTGTAGCCCCCTGAGTGGTAGGATAAACATGAGCGCCAATAAATTGCCGTTGTGCAGTGCGCCAATATATCTGGGTAGGTGGTAATAATGAACTATTGTCAAGGGCGCTGTAAGGATTATAAGGCGCTATAAAATCCGCTCCAATCACCATAATATAAAAGAAAAAGAGAATTATTGCCCCTAATTTAGCGAGGGGATTTTTGCGTAATTTGCGCCACCAATTCATATTTTTATTACCAATTCAAAATAATTTTGCTATTGTAACCGTGTTTAAAATATAACAAAATTCACGTTATAAACCAGATAATAAATATAAGGAGTTACCTAAAATGAGTAGTTTTTTTAAAGAGTTTCGTCAATTTATCATGCGCGGAAACGTCATCGATTTAGCCGTGGCTGTTATTATTGGTGGTGCATTTAGTGGCATCATTAATTCTTTTGTCACAGATATTATCACCCCTTTGATTCTAGCGCCCTCCACCCCGGAAGTTATCGCCCAAGAAAATCTTACCAAAGCCATCGAAAAATTAACGGAGGTAATGAATGAGTAAGGGAGAAGGGGAGAAGGGGAGAAAAAATTTAGAATTTAGAATTTAGAAAACAATTACTTCTACATTTTGCATTCCTTCCATTATCAATTATCCATTATACTAATGATTATAGTTTGCAATAATTTTTAAATCTTGTTATACTCTTTAACTAAGTAATCGCTAATTACTTTCATTAACTAAGCAAACTAATCAATTATAAATCAATTAAATGGAGGTTAATGCACTTGTGAAGGGTCGTAATCTAGCCATACAAGATGAACGATCCAGAGCACTATTAGTAATATTTTTTATTTGTTTAGCCTTGTTACTAACCTTTTTAGTGTCTTTGTCCATAGGCTCAGTTTCCCTCAGTTTAGGGGAAATTTATCAGGCTTTATGGCATCAAGGAGAAAGGTTAAATCAAGTTATCATCTGGGATTTACGGCTACCGCGCATTTTATCGGCTTTTCTCGTTGGTTCTGCTTTGGGGACTTCGGGCGCTTTATTGCAAGGGATGTTACGCAATTCTCTGGCGACTCCCTTCCTGCTCGGTATTTCGGCGGGCGCTGGTTTGGTAGTAGTTGTATTAATTACCTTTGATGTATTTTTATTTTTGATTCCCCTTGCCTCGTGGGTGGGCGCTGTGTTAACTACTGCGTTGGTGTATTTTTTGGCAAAACAAAGTAATGGTATCAATGTAGAGCGTTTAATTCTGGGCGGTGTAGCAGTGTCTTCTCTCTTTGGCGCAATTCAAACTACTTTATTGCTGATGTCGGAAGATGGGCGCATTCAACGGGCGCTTAACTGGATTGTGGGTAGTCTCAATGGTAGGGGTTGGGGTGAGTTAAAATTAGCCACTCCTTACATCATCCTTGCTTTAGTATTGGCTTGTCTATTATCCCGTTATGTCAATGTGCTTAATTTGGGGGATGAATTAGCGGTGGGTTTGGGCATACCTCTAGGGCGTTCACGTTTACTCATCGGTGGCACGGCAACCCTTTTGGCGGCGGGCGCAGTTAGCATCGCTGGTTTAATCGGTTTTGTGGGATTACTCGTACCCCATGCCATGCGTTTTCTGCTCAAAAGCAATGATTATCGTCTGCTCATTCCTCTTTCGGCGGTGGGAGGGGCGCTGGTTTTGGCTTGGGCTGATTTGCTCTCAAGGATGGGCGCTGTGGAGTTGCCGGTGGGCGCTGTAACTGCTCTTTTTGGTTCTCCTTTATTCGTCTGGTTGCTTTATCGGCGCTCTGTTTAAGGGATGCCCTCACCCCCAGCCCCTCTCCCACAGGAGAGGGGGGAAAAGTAGGTTGGGTTGAGGTAACGAAACCCAACAATAAAACAGTAAGCAAGATTTAGACACATCAACAAACAACAAAAAACCCCTTATTTATAAAAATGAAGGGGCGATCAAATTGTATTTTACTAATTTAATTAAACCATGCCTTTAAACAGTTATAACCTCAGTGGTGGCTATGAGGGGCGCACCATTGTCCATAATCTCGATCTCGATATACATTCGGGGGAGTGGCTTAGTTTGGTGGGCGCTAATGGTTCGGGAAAATCAACTTTTCTCAAGTTACTGTCTCGCATTCTCTCTCCTTCTCAGGGAAAAGTTTTGTTAGATGGCAAAGAAATTTACGCTTTACCTCCTGCGGTGGTGGCTAAACGCATCGCTATTTTACCCCAACAGCAAACTATTCCATCTGGTTTAACGGTGCGTCAGTTGGTGGCTTTAGGGCGCACTCCACACCAGTCATGGTATCAGTGGGATTTAACTAAAGAGGATCGAGAAGCGGTGGATTTAGCTTTAGCAGAAACTGATTTAACGGCAAAAAGTGAGCGCCCAGTAACTCAATTATCAGGGGGGGAAAGGCAACGGGCTTTTTTAGCCTTAGCTTTAGCCCAAAATCCGCAAATCCTCTTACTGGATGAACCGACTACCTATCTTGATATTCATTATCAATTACAGTTGTTGGATTTATTGAAAAAGTTGCATCGACAGGGATTAACCATCATTACCGTTTTACATGAAATTAACCTCGCTGTGAGATACAGTGACAGACTTGCTTTCTTGAGGGGAGGGCGCTTGTTTACGGTGGGAAAAACTGAGGAGGTTTTGACAGTAGAAAATATCGCTCAAGTTTTTGATGTGCAGGTGGCGATTATTTCTACTCCAGTGGGTGAGCAGATTTGTCCTCTTTCTCCTTCCCTTGATTTGATTCAGGCTTGATTTACCCTCACCCCCAACCCCTCTCCCACAGGAGAGGGGGGTAATATTTTTTATTTTTTATGGGGATAAAACAGTATCTCAAGGGTTGGTTTTGGTGGGCAATGCCCACCCTACTGATTATTAGGAGGGGTTAAAACCTCGTTTAACAAATTCATAACAATTAATTGGTGTGAGCAAATGAACAAAAAAACAGCAAATGTCTTAACATTTACATCATTATCTTTAATCGCTTTAACTGCTAATCAATCAGTATTAGCTCAAAATAAATTATCATTTATTAATCATAAAAGTACCAACTTTTTACTAACACAAAATAATGAAAATGTCAAGCAAATTACCGATTTATTAATTGAAGAAAACGATAATCAATTATCATTAACTATCGTCACTCAAGATGGAAAATCTATTGTACCTCTCATCATGAGAGAAGAAAATCGTTTAGTTATTGACTTAGTTGACAGCGCCCTCCAAACTGACATTATCAGGGTAAATCCCACCGCAAATATTGCGGAAATTAGTTTAAAAACCCTTGATGATAGCACCGTTAGATTAACAATTATTAGTAATAATAACCGTAATTATCAAGCCCAAATTATTCCTTCAGATAGGAACTTAATCTTGGGAATTAGTGAGAGAAATTTTGCTCAAAATTTACCTAATTTAGATGATATAACCATCACTATTACTGGCACTAGAACCGCTAGAAGTTTATTAGATTCTGCTAACTCTATTACCATTATAGATTCCCAACAAATTGAGCGACAATTAATCAATGATATACAAGATTTAGTGCGCTATGAACCCGGTGTTTCTGTGGGTAGAAATGCCAACCGTTTTGGCAATCAAGATTTTAATATTCGGGGTATTGACGGCAACCGAGTTTTATTACAAGTAGATGGTATTTCTGTAC
The nucleotide sequence above comes from Cyanobacterium sp. T60_A2020_053. Encoded proteins:
- a CDS encoding HAD family phosphatase; amino-acid sequence: MTLKAILFDFNGVIINDESIHKQLIEELLIGENLRLAPSDYDSFCWGRGDYACLKDLLANKGRVVSEEYISKLINQKSTQYCQIINNLESLPLYESVIGFLRQMPEKCLIVGLVSGAPLEEVQLILDRANLSSIFSIIVSAEDKCAGKPSPESYQRALQKLQEKHPDLCLGASNCLVVEDTFPGIKAGQNAQMQVVGITHTYPFHLLHRKADWCADYLGELDLDRISQVMANN
- a CDS encoding aminotransferase class I/II-fold pyridoxal phosphate-dependent enzyme; this encodes MTTPIISQLQTLSQRPHARFYCPGHKGGKGADIALLSLLGGRALDADLPELPELDNLFAPAGVIKEAQELTAPVFGAKNSWFLINGSTCGVIASILATCGKGDKIVLPRNVHQSAIFGLILSGAMPIFISPEYDSNFNVCYGVSPRQITKILNENDDIKAVLIVSPSYEGICSNISEIAKITHQYNIPLLVDEAHGAHFHFHDNLPSSALSCGADVVIQSTHKVLGALTQASMIHLQGDLVKKERISEVLRLLQSSSPNYLLLASLDAVREQMAREGKELLTKTINLATLARNELEKFDYLQVLQRPSPQDNFFDLDITRLTINVNNLSLNGYEIDDIFHRELGVSCELPTATNLTFIISIGNTETDIKMLINACEKIAPYQTNQVKNYLIPPQPLSHVKMSPRQAFWASKISVTFADSINHICAETICPYPPGIPLLMPGEVITREIIDYLTLLQEWGATVTGADHNFIQIVKSL
- a CDS encoding BCD family MFS transporter; the protein is MTTNYSNPAPFTAEIPDLKMPTVLRLGLFNLGLGLMAVLTLAVLNRVMITELGIPATIAATTLALSQLIAPIRVWLGQLSDGKKLFGLHRTGYIRTGIILAGITILIALQIVWFLGNQIEINNGWQWNFATISACILLGITFLLHGGALGMSSTPFTALLVDISEEEGRSKIVATIWSMLMVGIVIGGVTGKISLDKLAIGDADNPLLTVANLQAPINLLFMLVAIVVIFLAFIGTWKIEKTYSRYHLRSSALQREDSIGLKEALKVLTSSRQTAIFFFFLMMITTSLFMQESVLEPYGGDVFGMSIGDTTMLNSYWGIGILIGYSLTGFFIVPRLGKINTTRIGCVLVSICFGLIILAGLTQQENVLKGAMVLFGVGAGVTTIGSLSLMLDLTVAETAGTFVGAWGLSQAMARGIAIASGGWVLDLGKLLFDNVWLSYSLVFFTESIIILLAILLLNQVDIKEFQESTRKATTLVMESDLD
- a CDS encoding monovalent cation/H(+) antiporter subunit G — its product is MINILSCLLIILGILFWYWGTTSLLSRRSVLFKIHNLTVSDSLGSMLIIVGLLLKIPREFPLLILAIISLAIWNTMLSYVFAYGSSTKEE
- a CDS encoding TIGR02652 family protein; translated protein: MNLSLQYPIFGPQIQCPHCRQQIEALTLTDSYLCPRHGAFEADPNTEVLVHLQSGRQWRQWEDKWYRQHTHPDGIRFEIHEALERLYTDGYRATKIIIAHRYESLISSYLEKGNHWSKESVKSQVLYGLPVEFSAPHHSPQWEIVNFQLEKEKGSPSRYPYFRLFE
- a CDS encoding PetM family cytochrome b6-f complex subunit 7; this translates as MTAEGMLFGGAILCFSVVLVGLAWGFLLLKVTGESE
- a CDS encoding TIGR01777 family protein — translated: MKIAITGATGFVGKALVEKLAVNHQILVLTRSVEKAKSVFPVYLQSNLEFASYTPKTAGDWQDKINGCDGVVNLAGAPIAEKWSGSYKQEILASRRDGTKMIVDAIKNSAQKPQFLINASAIGYYGTSETATYTEISPAGDDFLAQVCQVWEAEAEKVKEVGGRLVIFRFGIVLGMGGALAKMIPPFKIFAGGPIGEGKQWFSWIHIDDVVNLIVTAMENNNIEGTFNATAPFPVTMNNLCEKLGEVMKRPSWLPVPSFALELLLGEGAKVVLEGQKVLPEKTTEVINYNYQYPEIKLALTQIING
- a CDS encoding DUF4126 domain-containing protein; its protein translation is MIQILAILSASAAGGLRVGLPLLILGLANLNTLWSEIPLLDQIRPEVVIGILVSWTIFEIFGTKKLLGLRIIQIIQLIMSPVVGAMLAIGAAKWTEFDQAPFWLIGIIGGVFALILRFVLVGWFFRWGRLPIAFTFVEDILSAILVIFALRAPENGGIIAMLLLWIALRSSNEWRQWYLQRKPTITLDNE